In Syngnathus scovelli strain Florida chromosome 11, RoL_Ssco_1.2, whole genome shotgun sequence, one DNA window encodes the following:
- the synpra gene encoding synaptoporin: MDTANQLASAGTFQVLKLPLGFIRVLEWLFAIFAFATCGGYSGQLRVSVDCMEKASSNLSIAIDFAYPFRLHQVSFEAPMCEGMRREQLFLIGDYSSSAEFFVTIAVFAFLYSLFATVVYIFFQNKYRENNRGPLIDFVVTVVFSFMWLVSSSAWAKALSDVKLATDPAEVQLLISACKDQTNKCGSVQEPRWSGLNTSVVFGFLNFVLWAGNIWFVFKETGWHKGAGRFVGGVSEKQTGSVNEQPYNQGSFDQSGSYNTQGDLDQPSEYSQVGGPSSYANQM; this comes from the exons ATGGACACTGCAAATCAG CTTGCATCTGCGGGAACCTTCCAGGTGCTTAAACTACCTCTGGGATTTATCCGTGTTTTGGAATGG CTTTTTGCCATATTTGCCTTTGCAACATGTGGAGGCTACTCTGGGCAGCTGCGAGTTAGTGTGGACTGCATGGAGAAGGCCAGCAGCAACCTCAGTATTGCCATTGACTTTGCTTATCCTTTCAG GTTGCACCAAGTGTCATTTGAAGCGCCCATGTGTGAGGGCATGAGGAGGGAGCAACTCTTTCTCATTGGAGACTATTCATCGTCTGCTGAGTTCTTTGTTACGATTGCGGTCTTTGCTTTCCTCTACTCCCTTTTCGCCACTGTCGTCTACATCTTCTTCCAGAACAAGTACCGCGAAAACAACCGAGGACCACTAATC GATTTTGTTGTGACCGTTGTGTTCTCCTTCATGTGGCTTGTCAGCTCATCAGCTTGGGCCAAAGCTCTGTCTGATGTCAAGCTAGCTACAGATCCAGCTGAGGTTCAGCTCCTCATCTCTGCCTGCAAGGATCAGACAAATAAATGTGGCTCTGTGCAAGAACCACGCTGGTCTGGACTCAACACCTCAGTG gtgtttGGATTCCTCAACTTTGTTCTCTGGGCTGGAAACATCTGGTTTGTTTTCAAGGAGACTGGTTGGCACAAGGGTGCTGGCAGGTTTGTGGGCGGGGTTTCTGAGAAGCAGACCGGTAGTGTTAATGAGCAGCCCTACAACCAGGGCAGCTTTGATCAGTCAGGGAGCTACAACACCCAGGGAGACCTCGACCAGCCGTCTGAGTACAGTCAGGTCGGTGGTCCCTCCTCTTACGCCAATCAAATGTAG
- the otop1 gene encoding proton channel OTOP1, with product MSPTMVEPNSLDVMCLNKYCNSSSSSSSSENEKKIWTKLKLNLAQDYPRKNAEILSGQYGTNLLLIGAALMLALAHHSPSVKEDHLLSFLTCLMILQLVWMLWYMLVRTRHKNTRTEKDVHATTCWIRGGLTLLALLSMIMDVFRIGYYVGYQACVSAILGVYPVIHASHTIAQVHFLWFHIKDVIKRFETLERFGVIHAVFTNLLLWANGVMSEAEHFLNNHNRRLSALGYGNLTIVHTELHCNCTTSTCSMFSSSLYYLYPFNIEYHIFVSAMLFVMWKNIGRNIDLSSNQKRLATKTQGLTLGPVLGLVALASTIGILVVYITHMEGSVPTRRSAISMFYIYGIIMLAFMCAACASGLLIYRADRMAPDTSKNPSRQLDTELLFGSSIGSWLMSWCSIVAVLGVDSSPPYRWTNLVYSLLVVLEKCIQNLFIVESLYRRQDDTGRGDPELVASSEIFSVTSSLAPPYNGIFNRAYDTPERACVAMENEQEESGQVYKLAEVPQPFGNQVADAPNVKRQILKNIAIFLIMCNISLWILPAFGCRPQYENGLEQEAFGFSTWTTTLNFAVPLNLFYRMHSVASLFEVFRRV from the exons ATGTCTCCCACCATGGTAGAACCCAACAGCTTGGATGTCATGTGTCTGAACAAATACTGCAACAGCTCCTCTTCGTCGTCCAGCTCGGAGAACGAGAAAAAGATCTGGACCAAGCTGAAGCTGAATTTGGCCCAAGATTATCCAAGGAAGAACGCGGAGATCCTGAGTGGACAATATGGGACCAATTTGCTCTTGATTGGAGCGGCGCTCATGCTGGCCCTGGCCCACCACAGCCCTTCAGTCAAAGAAGACCACCTGCTGTCCTTCCTCACCTGCCTCATGATCCTCCAACTGGTCTGGATGTTGTGGTACATGCTGGTGCGGACCCGACACAAGAATACTCGTACTGAGAAAGACGTCCATGCCACCACGTGCTGGATCAGAG GTGGCTTGACTCTTCTTGCGCTTCTCTCAATGATTATGGACGTGTTCCGAATCGGATATTATGTTGGATATCAAGCTTGTGTGTCGGCCATTCTCGGGGTATATCCTGTCATCCATGCGAGCCACACTATAGCCCAG GTGCACTTTCTCTGGTTTCACATCAAGGATGTCATCAAGCGTTTTGAGACATTAGAGAG ATTCGGTGTCATCCATGCAGTCTTTACCAACCTCCTACTCTGGGCCAATGGTGTGATGTCGGAAGCCGAGCACTTCTTGAACAACCATAATAGAAGGCTCTCTGCCCTGGGCTATGGAAACCTCACTATAG TTCACACCGAGCTTCACTGTAACTGCACCACCAGCACTTGCTCCATGTTCTCCAGCAGCCTCTACTATCTGTATCCCTTCAACATCGAATACCACATCTTTGTCTCCGCCATGCTCTTTGTCATGTGGAAGAACATTGGAAGGAACATTGACCTTTCTTCAAACCAGAAACGGCTAGCTACCAAAACCCAAGGTTTGACCTTGGGCCCTGTTTTGGGTCTAGTCGCCCTGGCCAGTACCATCGGGATTCTGGTGGTTTACATAACACACATGGAAGGTTCCGTTCCAACTCGGCGCTCGGCCATTTCCATGTTCTACATCTACGGCATCATCATGCTGGCGTTCATGTGTGCCGCCTGCGCTTCGGGTTTGCTCATATACCGAGCGGATCGCATGGCACCGGACACCTCGAAGAACCCCTCCAGACAGCTGGACACAGAACTGCTTTTTGGATCATCTATCGGCTCCTGGTTGATGTCCTGGTGCAGCATCGTAGCCGTGCTGGGAGTTGACAGCAGTCCGCCGTATCGCTGGACCAATTTGGTCTATTCTTTGCTTGTGGTATTAGAGAAGTGCATCCAGAACCTCTTCATCGTAGAATCCCTCTACCGCCGGCAGGACGACACCGGGCGGGGTGACCCCGAATTAGTGGCTTCGTCTGAAATCTTCTCAGTGACGTCTTCTTTGGCCCCACCTTACAATGGCATCTTCAACCGAGCCTACGACACACCGGAGCGGGCTTGCGTCGCCATGGAGAACGAGCAGGAAGAGAGCGGACAAGTGTACAAATTAGCGGAGGTGCCACAGCCTTTTGGAAACCAAGTAGCCGACGCTCCAAATGTCAAGAGGCAAATCCTGAAGAACATCGCCATCTTCTTAATTATGTGCAACATCTCG CTGTGGAtcctccccgcctttggctgtcgGCCGCAGTACGAAAATGGGCTGGAACAGGAGGCCTTCGGTTTCAGTACATGGACTACAACGCTCAATTTTGCGGTTCCTTTAAACCTTTTCTATCGCATGCACTCGGTCGCTTCTCTATTTGAGGTCTTCCGGCGCGTCTGA
- the lyar gene encoding cell growth-regulating nucleolar protein, which yields MVFFTCNACGQTLKKNQVEKHVLKCRGCQAVSCIDCGKDFGGDDYKNHIKCITEDQKYGGKGYEAKANKGEVKQQQWIEKINTAMNKPGISANLKAVLKQICANDNVPRKKAKFENWMKNSFKNSSTKLHEEVWNILNSSSDSPPDVPQEKTKVKKTLTEVKVDGNTKEKQNGHGGKKKKHAKQEHQEEHQEPNRKNKTKSKKTEIAIVEEGQVAKKKKKDRKRSRACDENGNEDQNGAAEQVSNKRMKTDQTGETAVSEQSEDQAVVKGSFKWKETIKAVLKNSPDQELPVKKLRKKVLAAYFSITGDGNFKTKEEVLALFNNKISHNPKFRVLKDRVRLVN from the exons ATGGTGTTCTTCACATGCAACGCTTGTGGCCAAACCTTGAAAAAAAACCAGGTAGAAAAACACGTGCTGAAGTGCCGGGGATGCCAGGCTGTGTCTTGCATTGACTGTGGAAAAGATTTCGG GGGTGATGACTACAAAAATCACATCAAATGCATCACCGAGGACCAGAAATATGGAGGTAAAGGCTATGAGGCAAAAGCAaacaaaggggaagtgaaacagCAACAATGGATTGAG AAAATCAACACAGCCATGAACAAACCTGGAATAAGTGCTAATCTGAAAGCTGTGCTCAAGCAAATCTGTGCCAATGACAATGTCCCAAGAAAAAAGGCCAAATTTGAG AATTGGATGAAAAACAGTTTCAAGAATAGCAGCACAAAGCTGCATGAAGAAGTGTGGAACATTCTCAATTCATCATCAGACAGT CCCCCTGATGTACCCCAGGAGAAAACCAAAGTGAAGAAAACGCTGACCGAAGTCAAAGTTGATGGTAATACTAAAGAAAAACAGAATGGCCATGGAGGCAAAAAGAAGAAGCACGCAAAACAAGAGCATCAAGAAGAACATCAAGAGCCAAAtaggaaaaacaaaactaagTCCAAAAAGACCGAAATAGCAATAGTTGAGGAAGGGCAGGtggccaaaaagaaaaaaaaggacagaaAGAGATCACGGGCTTGTGATGAAAATGGGAATGAAGACCAAAATGGTGCTGCTGAGCAAGTGTCCAACAAAAGGATGAAAA CTGACCAAACGGGAGAGACCGCTGTATCGGAACAGAGTGAGGATCAAGCAGTTGTCAAAG GCAGTTTCAAATGGAAAGAAACAATcaaagcagttttgaagaattCACCTGACCAGGAATTGCCAGTGAAGAAACTCAGGAAAAAG GTCCTGGCAGCCTACTTCTCAATCACTGGTGATGGCAATTTCAAGACAAAAGAGGAGGTCCTGGCACTTTTCAATAATAAGATCAGTCACAATCCCAAATTTAGAGTTTTGAAGGACAGAGTTAGACTTGTAAATTAA
- the tmem128 gene encoding transmembrane protein 128 — translation MLNDSEFATLRKRFQKNAELLMQTGASSPDEDKKYSEEKDVRPVPPINKHSVFWVVAAIGVTYYADFFPNIIANDDIKSWWFNVGLLLLTISLCLAMFCIGYLEWFRGIVHYDQEYPAIPPITTAAFIAASCSFNIALWPVWSFFTPLILLTQFMGVVMLISMLG, via the exons ATGCTGAATGACAGTGAATTCGCAACGCTAAGAAAAAGATTCCAAAAAAATGCCGAGTTACTCATGCAGACGGGAGCTTCGTCGCCCGACGAAGACAAGAAAT aTTCAGAAGAAAAAGATGTCCGACCTGTCCCTCCAATCAACAAGCACTCCGTCTTCTGGGTTGTGGCAGCCATAGGCGTCACCTATTATGCGGATTTCTTTCCCAACATCATTGCGAATGATGACATCAAGAG ttggtgGTTTAACGTGGGCCTGCTGCTCCTTACCATTAGCCTGTGCCTGGCCATGTTCTGCATTGGGTATTTGGAGTGGTTCCGAGGAATCGTGCACTATGACCAAGAGTACCCTGCAATCCCTCCCATCACCACTGCTGCATTTATTGCCGCGTCGTGCAG CTTTAACATTGCGCTATGGCCAGTCTGGTCCTTCTTCACTCCGCTCATCCTCCTCACGCAGTTCATGGGTGTGGTCATGCTGATTTCTATGCTTGGATGA
- the zbtb49 gene encoding zinc finger and BTB domain-containing protein 49: MDTLSSHSSYLLQQLQEQRIQGMLCDCMLVVKGVCFKAHKNVLAAFSSYFRSLFQNSPSQKNEVFNLVIQDVSGIGQILDYMYTSHLDINQDNVQALLDIAQCLQVPNVQSMCNTFLKPCPPAVEIPSFSLPGMLTSEHDCLLGSSLPSDVDLHCPAEVPRPGFMEQTKRMPISMSNGNSGDSSSSIQAPVEKHLVHGYKLRDFYSKQYFKQSAIQASNQGPGPSIVVEESQCQLGLTQGGNQSHLCSGNAIQPTPPCTSLAADKNHVAALTPSDSLNTPSSEHADAMLSAPVRPKKTVYLKKYNYLGSQKALEEMFAESVSEPILNCPKEDSVAQIVAQEAPVENLVNVREDAPKTPADAEIPRPPPTNQEEQGLQIAPEPPQQTGHKYSCNMCGKVFKHPSNLEMHKRSHTGEKPFECNVCGKNFSQAGNLQTHLRRHSGEKPYICELCGKSFTSSGDVQRHKVVHTGEKPHLCDICGRGFNNLSNLKEHKRTHVTDKTFTCDQCGKSFNTHRKLLKHKACHGGEKPHSCDTCGKCFIGSGDLQRHIRSHTGEKPYLCNTCGKSFTRSAMLRIHSNMRCKGAPADGAVTHNSDQTGSSDAAVSLTKTVCQDDGTSEQPFPAMMPHAGLEKPSPPTPTPHVETTPLSVHLSPASTPTSLPELRSLVPHHLLASSHQDRSTALPGPDHMKLLKPHSSQEVEYGPYAETGPMGSEIGRGGLGKPYLSVQDNCCATRSSSGLYRASEGNFISSVTLWGLAMKTLQNDNEIDQ, encoded by the exons ATGGACACACTATCCAGCCACAGCTCCTACTTGCTGCAGCAACTCCAGGAGCAGAGGATTCAGGGAATGCTCTGTGACTGCATGTTGGTGGTCAAAGGGGTCTGCTTCAAAGCCCACAAAAATGTACTGGCTGCTTTCAGCTCTTATTTCAG ATCTTTATTCCAGAATTCCCCCAGTCAGAAAAACGAAGTTTTCAACTTGGTTATCCAGGATGTCAGTGGCATTGGTCAAATATTGGACTATATGTACACCTCCCATCTTGACATCAACCAGGATAACGTACAAGCTCTCCTTGACATCGCTCAGTGTTTGCAAGTTCCCAACGTCCAAAGCATGTGTAACACTTTCCTTAAGCCTTGTCCCCCAGCGGTGGAAATCCCATCGTTTTCTCTCCCAGGCATGCTGACGTCAGAGCACGACTGCCTCCTAGGAAGCAGCCTGCCTAGTGATGTTGACCTCCACTGTCCCGCTGAAGTACCCAGACCTGGCTTCATGGAGCAAACCAAACGAATGCCTATTTCTATGTCCAATGGCAACTCAGGTGACTCAAGTAGCAGCATCCAGGCACCTGTAGAAAAACACTTAGTCCACGGTTATAAGCTCCGTGATTTCTACAGTAAGCAATACTTCAAGCAAAGTGCCATTCAGGCCTCAAATCAGGGTCCAGGACCTTCGATTGTCGTGGAAGAGTCCCAGTGTCAGCTCGGACTCACCCAGGGAGGCAACCAGTCGCATTTGTGCTCAGGAAACGCAATTCAGCCCACCCCACCTTGCACATCTTTGGCAGCCGACAAGAATCACGTGGCTGCGTTGACACCTTCGGATAGTTTAAACACCCCAAGCTCTGAGCACGCAGACGCCATGCTCAGTGCGCCCGTGCGTCCAAAGAAGACAGTTTACCTAAAGAAATACAACTACCTAGGTTCTCAAAAGGCATTAGAGGAAATGTTTGCAGAATCGGTCAGCGAGCCCATCCTTAACTGCCCCAAAGAAGATTCTGTGGCCCAGATTGTGGCTCAAGAAGCCCCTGTTGAAAATCTTGTGAATGTCAGGGAAGACGCACCCAAGACGCCAGCAGATGCAGAAATCCCCAGACCACCACCCACAAACCAAGAGGAGCAAGGTTTGCAGATTGCGCCAGAACCGCCGCAGCAAACAGGCCACAAATATTCCTGCAACATGTGTGGGAAAGTCTTCAAACACCCGAGCAACCTGGAGATGCATAAACGCTCACATACAG GCGAGAAGCCATTTGAGTGCAACGTTTGTGGAAAGAACTTCTCACAG gctggAAATTTACAGACACACTTGCGACGACATTCTGGAGAGAAACCCTACATCTGTGAGTTATGTGGCAAAAG CTTCACTTCATCCGGAGACGTCCAACGTCACAAAGTGGTGCACACAGGAGAAAAGCCACATCTGTGTGATATATGTGGTCGAG GATTCAACAACTTAAGCAATCTCAAAGAACACAAGAGGACACACGTCACAGACAAGACGTTTACGTGTGACCAGTGTGGAAAATCCTTCAACACGCACAGGAAACTTTTGAAGCACAAAGCCTGCCACGGTGGCGAGAAACCACACAGTTGTGACACCTGTG GGAAATGCTTCATTGGCTCAGGGGATTTGCAGCGTCACATCCGCTCTCACACTGGAGAAAAACCCTACCTCTGCAACACCTGTGGGAAAAGCTTCACTCGCTCAGCCATGTTGAGGATACACAGCAACATGCGCTGCAAAGGCGCACCAGCTGATGGCGCCGTCACACACAACTCTGACCAGACTGGTAGCTCAGATGCGGCTGTCTCGCTTACCAAAACGGTCTGCCAGGATGATGGCACAAGCGAGCAGCCTTTTCCTGCTATGATGCCTCACGCAGGACTTGAGAAGCCTTCACCACCTACCCCAACACcccacgttgagacaacacctctGAGTGTCCATCTTAGTCCAGCTTCTACTCCAACCTCCCTTCCAGAACTGCGCTCCCTTGTGCCACATCACCTCCTCGCTTCCTCCCACCAGGACAGGAGCACGGCGCTACCTGGCCCGGATCACATGAAGCTGCTCAAACCGCACAGCTCTCAAGAGGTGGAATATGGGCCTTATGCGGAGACTGGACCTATGGGTAGTGAGATAGGGAGAGGTGGGTTAGGCAAGCCTTACCTGTCTGTTCAAGACAATTGCTGTGCTACTCGGTCCAGTAGTGGCTTATACCGGGCCAGTGAAGGTAACTTCATCTCAAGTGTAACTCTCTGGGGTCTAGCAATGAAAACTTTGCAGAATGATAATGAAATTGATCAATAA
- the thoc7 gene encoding THO complex subunit 7 homolog, giving the protein MMGSVTDDEVIRKRLLIDGDGAGDDRRINLLLKTFTKWCNSPGSPEESFAQYQRMLGTLAQCEFSLGKTLMVYDMNLKEMENYGKIYSNIEQNITSAHEKIVECKKEIQRAKRVRKNRQEYDALAKVIQNHPNRHETLKQLEALDKELQQLSNIKENVDAKLELRKKQFHVLLSTIQELQQTLENDEKLDIDENNQPSPSEAVE; this is encoded by the exons ATGATGGGGTCTGTTACAGATG ATGAAGTCATTCGAAAGCGTCTTCTTATCGACGGCGATGGAGCAGGGGATGATCGGAGAATCAATTTGTTGTTGAAAACCTTCACCAAGTGGTGCAATTCACCTGGAAGCCCAGAAGAAAG cttcgcaCAGTACCAGAGGATGCTTGGGACTCTTGCCCAATGTGAATTCTCCCTGGGGAAGACGCTAATGGTCTATGATATGAATCTGAAGGAAATGGAGAATTATGGCAAAATCTACTCTAATATAG AACAAAATATAACGTCAGCACATGAGAAGATTGTGGAATGCAAAAAGGAAATCCAGAGAGCAAAGAGAGTAAGAAAGAACCGCCAAG AATACGATGCGCTTGCAAAGGTTATTCAGAATCACCCAAATCGTCACGAAACACTCAA GCAATTGGAGGCACTTGACAAAGAACTCCAACAGTTGTCTAACATCAAGGAGAATGTGGATGCAAAG TTGGAACTACGGAAGAAGCAGTTCCACGTGCTACTCAGTACCATTCAGGAGCTACAGCAGACACTTGAAA ATGATGAGAAATTAGACATTGACGAAAACAATCAGCCAAGTCCGTCAGAGGCTGTCGAATGA